The genomic segment AAAGAAGATAACATGATCCAAGCTACAGTTAGTGACATCATCGAAAATCCGAAAAACATTAAAATCAAAGAATCCGATGCTGCGATGCTGCCGCGTCAATTGTCCGAATTCGATCTGGCTGTAATCAACACGAACTATGCTCTTGATGCTGGCATTGACCCTCTAAAGGATGCATTGTTCATGGAAGGCAAGGATAACCCTTATGCCAACATCCTGGTTGCTCGTCCGGATAACAAGGATTCGGATGCCATTAAGAAGCTGGCTGCTGCCCTGACCTCTGACGATGTGAAAAAATTCATTGAAGATCAATACAAAGGCGCTGTTATTCCGGCGTTTTAAGCAACATGCATTATCACGTATGTTTATAAAAAGATCCGCGGGCGTTATTGCCCGTGGATCTTTTTTGCATGAAAGCAGGCAATACCTTGAAGCCAGAGGGGATGCAAGTTGTGGGGCTCAAATAAATCTTTTATACTAGAAAATGTGGGACTACATATGAATGAATGATTTTGGCATATAAATGGATTGGGGAATATACGGAAAATAAGGCATCCGGTTGGAGAGGAGGAATCATGTTGAAGGACAAAGTAGCTCTTATAACGGGAAGCGCGAAGGGTCTCGGGAAAACGACCGCGCTTACGCTGGCAGAGCAGGGCTGCGATATCGCACTCAATTATGTTCACAGTCAGGAGGAGGCGGAAGAGCTCAAGCAAAGGATCCAGGAGCTTGGAGTCCGCTGCATCGCTGTTCAGGCAGATATCTCCGATGCGGCCCAGATTGAAGAACTGGTACGACAGGTGGAATCCCGGCTCGGTAGTGCGGATATCGTAGTGAATAATGCGGGCCCTTTTATTCGTGAACGGAGATTATTCTCCGAATACACGAAGGAGGAAATTCTGTCGCTGATTCAGGGAAATCTGGTAGGCACGATGCTGCTGGATCATCTGGTGCTGCCTGCTATGCGTCATAAAAAGTGGGGGCGAATCATCCATTTCGGATACGGCCATGCAGCAGAAGCCAGAGCCTGGCCGCATCGAGCAGTCTATGCTGCTGCCAAAACAGGGCTTGTGTCTTTTACAAAAACATTGGCGGTGGAGGAGGCTCCTTTCGGTGTCACCGTTAACATGGTCTGTCCCGGCGATATCCGCGGGGACAACAAGGAAAAATCGATTGCCGAGGTTTCTGGCTTAGTGGATCGGGAGACGCCACGAGGAAGGCCTGGGAGCGGGGAAGATATCGCCAGGGTGATACGATATTTATGTCTGCATGAATCGGATTTTATTACGGGGAATATTATGGATATCTCGGGCGGTTTGGATCCCATCCGTCCATGGATTGAACCGGCGAACCCCAAATCATAGGAAACACCAAAAAAGAGACCTGCGCTTCATAACGAAGTGCAGGTCTCTTGTGTATTGCAGGTTATTGAATGGGATTAGAATACTTGGATAACATCGTTGATGCCTTCAACCTCTTCAACGAGGGCCCGTTCAATCCCGGCTTTGAGTGTAATAGTGGAGCTTGGGCAACTGCCGCAGGCACCCATCAATTTCAATTTCACGATGCCGTCTTCAACGTCAACCAGTTCCACGTCACCGCCATCGCGCTGAAGGAACGGACGAAGCTTATCCAGCACTTCTGCTACATCATCATACATGGTGCTTTGTGCGTTTTCGCTCATTAGTTTCAACTCCTTTCCTATAATGATTATTATATTACAAATGGAGATAAAATAAAATGGCTATATCTTCTCAGAGGCATCGTAAACATTGAAATTATCTGCAACCACCGCTAAACTAAGATTAGTCCTTCATTTTATGAATTCATATGAAGCAGGTGATTACCAAGTGAGACCCATCATCGAATTTTGCACGAACAACATGCATTTTGGTACCGATGAAGTCATGGACAATCTGGAAGAGAATCCGGATTATGATGTTATAGAATACGGCTGTTTAAGCAACTGCGGGCAATGCGCCATGATGCCATTTGCAATGGTAAACGGTGAAATTATCGATGCCGATAGTGCGGACGAGCTGTATCAGGCCATTATGGCAAAAATAAAAGAACTCGAGGCCTGGGACAGCCTCGAGCTGGATTAGCCGAAATGGCGTCTGGATAACCAGAGTACTCCGCTCTTCAAGAGACGGGGTACTCTTCCTTTTACGGAGGTTTTCCCCATCAGTCCGAAACCGGCTTTGCTGCCGAGTGAGCCGAGTGTGCCTTTCAGGCGGATCTTATGAAGTTTTGGTGTGTCGCCGCGCCAGAGAGCATGCAGAATTTCTGCCACCTGCTCGGCCTGTGCTCCCGCAGCCTGTGCGCTTGGAGCGAATGGGATGCTTGCACAGTCACCAACAACGTATAATTCAGGATGATCCGGAATTTGCGAATACGAGTTCACAAGAATCCGGCCTCCCGGATCTTTGGGTACCGGTAAATCCTGAACCACCTTCACAGGCTGGATTCCGCCAGTCCAAACGGTGGTGTCCGTATAAATGGGTTCATCCGCATTATACACGATGCCTTCCTCGACACGGGAAACGGAGATATGGGGTCTGGTGATGACATCATGATCCCGGAACCACTGTTCGACATATGCAGATACGGTTGACGGGAAAGCGGATAACACACGGCTGCCCCGGTCCAGAATGGTAATATTCAGATCGGGACGGCTCTCGCGAAGCTCAGCTGCCGTTTCAACACCGCTTAGACCGCCGCCGATAATATGGACCTGCCCATAAGGCTTGATATCATTCAGGCGATGATACGTCTCTCTGGTGCTGGAAAAGGTCTGAATGCTGTTTGTGTACTGCTCTGCGCCTGGAATTCCGTGATAGCGGTCCGTACAACCCAGTGCAATAACGAGATAATCATATTCGATGGGTTCGTCCTGCTCCATATGGATCAGGTTCTTTTCCAGATCAATGGAAGTCACTTCGCCATAACGTTTAGTCAGCTGGTTATGGACTGGAAACTGGATCCGCAAATCAAAATCCGAAGCCGTCCCCGCTGCAAGTGCGTAGTATTCCGTTTTTATGCCCTGAAATGGCATCCGGTCCACCAGCACCAGTTCAATATCAGGCGGCAGGTGGCTGCTGATCAGACCTTGAATCATGGCGAGACCGCCATAGCCTCCACCTAGAATGACAAATTTTCTCATTGGGTCCGTCTTTCCTTTCTTTACATCAGCTTTTAATGATTGCTTGTGATAAATTCCCAGTTGGAAATGAGTACCTTGTGCTGAATTCTGAATGTGGCGTGCCTAATCTCAGTGCTTACTCATATACTTTGATTTCATTGTAGAATGTATCCCGTTCAACCGGAATTCGTCCTGCGCCTTTGACAAGCCAGATCAGCTCATCACGTGTCAAACCTTCTGGTGTAAGGGCTCCAGCCGCGTGACTGATACGTTCCTTAAGAATCGTGCCGTGAACATCGGAAGCACCGAAGGAGAGGGAGACCTGGGTCAGCTGGGCACCGATGTTGATAAAGTACGCTTTGATGTGATCGAAATTATCAAGCATCAGACGGCTGATGGCAATGGTCTTCAAATCCTCGTATGCAGAGTTTCGGCGCATAATGCCCGCATTCTTGTTTCTTGGCTGCATGGAGAGTGGAATGAATACCAGGAAGCCGTTTGTTTCATCCTGAAGATCACGGA from the Paenibacillus sp. J23TS9 genome contains:
- a CDS encoding SDR family oxidoreductase, with product MKDKVALITGSAKGLGKTTALTLAEQGCDIALNYVHSQEEAEELKQRIQELGVRCIAVQADISDAAQIEELVRQVESRLGSADIVVNNAGPFIRERRLFSEYTKEEILSLIQGNLVGTMLLDHLVLPAMRHKKWGRIIHFGYGHAAEARAWPHRAVYAAAKTGLVSFTKTLAVEEAPFGVTVNMVCPGDIRGDNKEKSIAEVSGLVDRETPRGRPGSGEDIARVIRYLCLHESDFITGNIMDISGGLDPIRPWIEPANPKS
- a CDS encoding NifU family protein; amino-acid sequence: MSENAQSTMYDDVAEVLDKLRPFLQRDGGDVELVDVEDGIVKLKLMGACGSCPSSTITLKAGIERALVEEVEGINDVIQVF
- a CDS encoding YuzB family protein encodes the protein MNSYEAGDYQVRPIIEFCTNNMHFGTDEVMDNLEENPDYDVIEYGCLSNCGQCAMMPFAMVNGEIIDADSADELYQAIMAKIKELEAWDSLELD
- a CDS encoding NAD(P)/FAD-dependent oxidoreductase yields the protein MRKFVILGGGYGGLAMIQGLISSHLPPDIELVLVDRMPFQGIKTEYYALAAGTASDFDLRIQFPVHNQLTKRYGEVTSIDLEKNLIHMEQDEPIEYDYLVIALGCTDRYHGIPGAEQYTNSIQTFSSTRETYHRLNDIKPYGQVHIIGGGLSGVETAAELRESRPDLNITILDRGSRVLSAFPSTVSAYVEQWFRDHDVITRPHISVSRVEEGIVYNADEPIYTDTTVWTGGIQPVKVVQDLPVPKDPGGRILVNSYSQIPDHPELYVVGDCASIPFAPSAQAAGAQAEQVAEILHALWRGDTPKLHKIRLKGTLGSLGSKAGFGLMGKTSVKGRVPRLLKSGVLWLSRRHFG